In Halogeometricum sp. S1BR25-6, a single genomic region encodes these proteins:
- a CDS encoding PQQ-binding-like beta-propeller repeat protein, producing MGSYTRRAALRSLPALAVGLSGCSALSDDEDDLPLPTAWVAGLRETTTGIRPIEGVVVFASRSPFSNDPMLSAVDADVGETTWSVSGPDERCSPAATDGRRVYVFSKTGAVFAFEHETGAPVWEASIPAVNRADPGVVQFAPVVAGETVVVPVSGTEDDVPDRLVGFARSDGAERFSVDLPASLAGAPASHGEGVVFALLDGTLRRVGTDGTGIDAWRLDVGAAMSDVAVDDGTVYVGSATESVLAVDVATGEIRWRADLENTVFTRPLVADGRVFVGAADYYLYAFDADSGERRWRTETPNAVTAGPTTVDGKLVTLSGGDARVRGASGTVPFAPTVLSVHDTDGTQITEQRFEGYQSGGQLSWAAAIGEGVYLGQEWQVARLAPEVLDAA from the coding sequence ATGGGCTCCTACACGCGACGCGCCGCCCTCCGGTCGCTTCCCGCGCTCGCAGTCGGGCTGTCCGGGTGCAGTGCGCTCTCGGACGACGAGGACGACCTACCGCTCCCGACGGCGTGGGTCGCGGGACTGCGGGAGACGACGACCGGCATTCGACCGATCGAGGGAGTGGTCGTCTTCGCCTCCCGGAGTCCGTTCTCGAACGACCCGATGCTCAGCGCCGTCGACGCGGACGTCGGGGAGACGACGTGGTCCGTCTCCGGTCCCGATGAGCGGTGTTCGCCGGCCGCGACGGACGGGCGCCGCGTCTATGTCTTCTCGAAGACGGGCGCGGTCTTCGCGTTCGAGCACGAAACGGGCGCGCCGGTCTGGGAGGCGTCGATTCCGGCGGTGAACCGGGCCGACCCGGGGGTCGTGCAGTTCGCGCCGGTCGTCGCCGGCGAGACGGTCGTCGTGCCCGTCTCCGGAACGGAGGACGACGTCCCCGACAGACTCGTCGGGTTCGCGCGTTCGGACGGAGCCGAGCGGTTCAGCGTTGACCTCCCGGCCTCTCTCGCCGGCGCTCCGGCGAGCCACGGGGAAGGGGTCGTCTTCGCACTGTTGGACGGGACGCTCCGCCGCGTCGGGACCGACGGCACCGGCATCGACGCTTGGCGCCTTGACGTCGGCGCCGCGATGTCGGACGTCGCCGTCGACGACGGGACGGTCTACGTCGGAAGCGCGACCGAGTCGGTGCTGGCGGTCGACGTGGCGACCGGCGAGATACGGTGGCGAGCGGACCTCGAAAACACCGTTTTCACCCGACCGCTCGTCGCCGACGGGCGCGTGTTCGTCGGCGCGGCGGACTACTACCTGTACGCGTTCGACGCCGACTCCGGGGAACGGCGCTGGCGGACGGAGACGCCGAACGCCGTCACCGCCGGACCGACGACCGTCGACGGCAAGTTGGTGACGCTGTCGGGCGGCGACGCCCGCGTCCGCGGGGCGAGCGGCACCGTCCCCTTCGCGCCGACGGTCCTCTCGGTCCACGACACCGACGGGACGCAGATTACGGAACAGCGATTCGAGGGGTACCAGAGCGGCGGACAACTAAGTTGGGCGGCGGCCATCGGCGAGGGCGTCTACCTGGGTCAGGAGTGGCAGGTGGCCCGACTCGCCCCGGAGGTACTGGATGCGGCGTGA
- a CDS encoding aldo/keto reductase, which translates to MTLDLPPVGFGTLGITDVDLLTTGIEMGYEYVDTAQFYGNESEVGDAIERADVDRKEFTLATKIWYDKLGYDDVHEAVEGSLDRLGVDTIDLLYVHWPLGDYDPEETLRAYNELVAEGTVSNIGVSNFSPEILDTALEHADPTVAANQIELHPLLQQERSREFHREHGVETLAYGPLLGGRTEMIPELEPIAEKHDASTSSVALAWSQRLDGVTPIAGAETESHLRENLDSVDLELDDEDVETIETLGREINAYGSNGVSIDPGVDRL; encoded by the coding sequence ATGACTCTGGACCTCCCGCCCGTCGGGTTCGGCACGCTCGGAATCACCGACGTCGACCTCCTGACGACCGGTATCGAGATGGGCTACGAGTACGTCGACACGGCCCAGTTTTACGGGAACGAGTCGGAAGTCGGCGACGCCATCGAACGCGCGGACGTCGACCGCAAAGAGTTCACGCTGGCGACGAAAATCTGGTACGACAAACTCGGCTACGACGACGTACACGAGGCGGTCGAGGGAAGCCTCGACCGACTCGGCGTCGACACCATCGACTTACTGTACGTCCACTGGCCGCTGGGCGACTACGACCCCGAGGAGACGCTCCGGGCGTACAACGAACTCGTCGCGGAGGGGACCGTCTCGAACATCGGCGTGAGCAACTTCTCGCCGGAGATTCTCGATACGGCTTTAGAGCACGCCGACCCGACGGTCGCCGCGAACCAGATCGAACTCCACCCGCTCCTCCAACAGGAACGCTCGCGCGAGTTCCACCGCGAGCACGGCGTCGAAACCCTCGCGTACGGACCGCTGCTCGGCGGTCGAACGGAGATGATTCCCGAACTCGAACCGATCGCGGAGAAACACGACGCGAGCACGAGTTCGGTTGCGCTCGCGTGGAGTCAGCGACTCGACGGCGTCACGCCCATCGCGGGCGCGGAGACCGAATCGCACCTCCGCGAGAACCTCGATTCGGTCGACCTCGAACTCGACGACGAGGACGTCGAAACCATCGAGACGCTCGGCCGCGAGATCAACGCCTACGGGAGCAACGGCGTGAGCATCGACCCGGGCGTCGACCGTCTGTAA
- a CDS encoding manganese-dependent inorganic pyrophosphatase, with protein sequence MPEQTYVIGHRKPDTDTVCAALAYAELKREQGEEGVSPARAGNPNPETEFVLDYWDVEPPALLEDAAGTQVILVDHNEYSQTVSGAREAEIVEIVDHHRIGDVETSAPIPFRNEPVGSTATILVGLFDEAGVTIDARTAGLLLSGLLSDTVVLRSPTTTERDRTVAERLAETAGVDVEEYGQKLLAHKSKLGEKIPREMVLGDFKEFEFGSGRVGIGQVETVEPSVVLDRREAVFDAMDDVVSERGYDALLLLVTDLLEEESTVLVAGDEIATVESGLGATFSDREAFLPGVMSRKKQVVPPLESAFE encoded by the coding sequence ATGCCGGAGCAAACGTACGTCATCGGACACCGAAAACCGGACACAGACACCGTCTGCGCCGCGCTGGCGTACGCCGAGTTGAAACGGGAACAAGGCGAAGAGGGCGTCTCCCCGGCCAGAGCCGGGAACCCGAACCCGGAGACGGAGTTCGTACTGGACTACTGGGACGTCGAGCCACCCGCCCTTCTCGAAGACGCGGCGGGGACGCAGGTAATCCTCGTCGACCACAACGAGTACAGTCAGACTGTATCTGGAGCGCGAGAGGCCGAAATCGTCGAAATCGTCGATCACCACCGTATCGGCGACGTGGAGACGAGCGCTCCGATCCCGTTCCGGAACGAGCCGGTGGGGTCGACGGCGACGATTCTGGTCGGTCTGTTCGACGAGGCCGGCGTGACAATCGACGCGCGAACCGCCGGTCTCCTCCTGAGCGGACTGCTCAGCGACACGGTCGTTCTGCGCTCGCCGACGACGACCGAGCGCGACCGGACGGTCGCCGAACGACTGGCCGAGACGGCCGGCGTCGACGTCGAGGAGTACGGCCAAAAGCTCCTCGCACACAAGAGCAAACTCGGCGAGAAGATCCCTCGCGAGATGGTGCTGGGCGACTTCAAGGAGTTCGAGTTCGGGTCCGGTCGCGTCGGCATCGGACAGGTCGAAACGGTGGAACCCAGCGTCGTCCTGGACCGACGCGAGGCGGTCTTCGACGCGATGGACGATGTCGTCTCCGAACGAGGGTACGACGCGTTGTTGCTGCTCGTGACCGACCTGCTCGAAGAGGAGTCGACGGTCCTCGTAGCCGGCGACGAAATCGCGACGGTCGAATCGGGACTCGGCGCGACGTTCTCGGACCGGGAGGCGTTCCTTCCCGGGGTGATGTCCCGGAAGAAGCAGGTCGTTCCGCCGCTCGAATCGGCGTTCGAGTAA
- a CDS encoding SDR family NAD(P)-dependent oxidoreductase: MSEASDSTVTLSNRSAVVIGGTSGIGRAIALQFAESGADVVATSRRTEAVEDVAEELSSRGAETASVTCDVRDEDSIENLYETASDAIGDIDVLVNSAGSVAKAPVTEMTMEDWERDIDVNLTGVFRACQVFGRNMSSGSIVNISSMSANQAREERPAYCASKSGVNGLTRAAAADLGPEVRVNAIEPGFVDTPLAGDAFAEGTDLREEIDERTPLERVAEPDDIAGAAVYLASDAASFTTGEILTVDGGYDRSSL; this comes from the coding sequence ATGAGCGAAGCATCAGACTCCACCGTCACGCTCTCGAATCGGTCCGCGGTCGTCATCGGCGGGACCAGCGGCATCGGACGCGCTATCGCACTGCAGTTCGCCGAGAGCGGCGCCGACGTTGTTGCGACGAGTCGACGGACCGAGGCGGTCGAGGATGTCGCCGAGGAACTCTCGTCCCGCGGCGCGGAGACGGCGTCCGTGACGTGCGACGTCCGCGACGAGGACTCGATAGAGAATCTCTACGAAACGGCGTCGGACGCGATCGGCGACATCGACGTGTTGGTCAACTCCGCGGGGTCGGTGGCGAAGGCCCCGGTCACGGAGATGACGATGGAAGACTGGGAGCGCGACATCGACGTCAACCTCACGGGCGTGTTCCGGGCGTGTCAGGTGTTCGGCCGGAACATGTCGTCCGGCAGCATCGTGAACATCTCCTCGATGTCGGCGAACCAAGCACGGGAGGAGCGTCCCGCCTACTGCGCCTCGAAGAGCGGCGTGAACGGCCTCACGCGGGCGGCGGCCGCCGACCTCGGACCGGAGGTTCGCGTCAACGCCATCGAACCCGGTTTCGTCGACACGCCGCTCGCCGGCGACGCGTTCGCGGAGGGGACCGACTTGCGGGAGGAGATCGACGAGCGGACGCCGCTCGAACGGGTCGCCGAACCCGACGACATCGCGGGCGCGGCGGTCTACCTCGCGAGCGACGCCGCCTCGTTCACGACGGGCGAGATACTCACCGTCGACGGCGGGTACGACCGAAGCTCGCTATGA
- a CDS encoding NAD(P)-dependent alcohol dehydrogenase, translating into MRTCVLSDVGALTLTDQEKPTVGADEALVRVDRVGICGSDIHYYLNGENGGNVVDFPHVLGHEAAGTVVETGEAVTGLAADDRVAIEPGIPCGECSYCRTEGEYHLCKEMEYMSSPPVDGALTEYVAWPADLLYALPDGVSLREGALVEPLSVAMHACERGNVSEGDSVLVTGGGPIGQLVSEVAMWRGAETTILTDVVPEKLELAERRGVDYAVNVESDDPIRVVREEVNPDGVDVVLESSGAETAIRTTTEAVRRGGTVVFVGIPIDASVPTDVNGMIGEEYELKGSFRFSGTYPDAIEGIDAGALNVDDIVSFEYPLSDAQTAFDRAAEPAGVKGVVRVSDDS; encoded by the coding sequence ATGCGAACGTGCGTGCTATCCGACGTGGGAGCGCTTACGCTGACAGACCAAGAGAAACCGACCGTCGGCGCCGACGAGGCGTTGGTGCGGGTGGACAGAGTCGGTATCTGTGGTTCGGACATCCACTACTACCTGAACGGCGAGAACGGCGGCAACGTCGTCGACTTCCCGCACGTGTTGGGGCACGAGGCGGCCGGTACGGTCGTTGAGACGGGCGAAGCGGTGACGGGCCTCGCCGCGGACGACAGAGTCGCCATCGAACCGGGAATCCCGTGCGGGGAGTGTTCGTACTGTCGGACCGAGGGTGAGTACCACCTCTGCAAAGAGATGGAGTACATGTCGTCGCCCCCCGTCGACGGTGCGCTCACGGAGTACGTCGCGTGGCCGGCCGACCTCCTCTACGCGCTTCCGGACGGCGTCTCGCTTCGCGAGGGAGCGCTCGTCGAACCGCTGAGCGTGGCGATGCACGCCTGCGAGCGCGGGAACGTCTCGGAAGGGGACAGCGTTCTCGTCACCGGGGGCGGCCCCATCGGCCAACTCGTCTCCGAAGTCGCCATGTGGCGGGGCGCCGAGACGACCATCCTGACGGACGTCGTCCCGGAGAAACTGGAGTTGGCGGAGCGGCGCGGCGTCGACTACGCCGTCAACGTCGAATCCGACGACCCGATTCGCGTCGTCCGCGAGGAGGTCAACCCCGACGGCGTCGACGTGGTCTTGGAGAGTTCCGGCGCCGAGACCGCCATCCGAACGACGACCGAGGCGGTCAGACGCGGCGGCACGGTCGTCTTCGTGGGCATCCCGATAGACGCGTCCGTCCCCACCGACGTGAACGGCATGATCGGCGAGGAGTACGAACTGAAGGGGTCGTTCCGGTTCAGCGGCACCTACCCCGACGCCATCGAGGGAATCGACGCGGGAGCGTTGAACGTAGACGACATCGTGAGCTTCGAGTATCCGCTCTCCGACGCACAGACTGCGTTCGACCGCGCGGCCGAACCGGCCGGCGTGAAAGGCGTCGTCCGAGTCAGCGACGACTCATAG
- a CDS encoding DCC1-like thiol-disulfide oxidoreductase family protein, with the protein MRVPELFVNYVRNPRRDSPINVGVARVIFGTYLLWNFGSMDFGAIDEWHLMPGAGEYLLFQPPVVQQYLPVEKAVLVVFLLAFLVGYRQRLTALVSALLVAHLATVMNAYVDSGRVNSMFIAGFFLIFFGLYAETDRLNVDTVRRALSESIDDLNETLRSPNTGEHSMRILQLVLLTIAILYFGSAWTKLVFGSDLSLDWISATALGRWATSALVYWDPPTQLGEFMLRYPLLLTGAALGTIVFELGLLVAVLVGLPITPLLLGTLGMHTVIALSLGPFFFDQYVFLALLLPWDSLFRYLGPDEDETIDLVYDEHCYFCARSLYSFKLLDFTNAVRFHSQYTVPDRYRGREDVSFEDAMYAFDGEDAYAGYDAFRRLAKQFPVLVPLSWVMSLGPVARVGRRVYRYVAENRSRHFTCAVDADADTSATEE; encoded by the coding sequence ATGAGAGTCCCCGAACTGTTCGTGAACTACGTCCGCAACCCGCGGCGTGACTCGCCCATCAACGTCGGCGTCGCGCGGGTCATCTTCGGGACGTACCTCCTCTGGAACTTCGGTTCGATGGACTTCGGCGCCATCGACGAGTGGCACCTGATGCCCGGAGCGGGGGAGTATCTGCTCTTTCAGCCGCCGGTCGTCCAGCAGTACCTCCCGGTCGAGAAGGCCGTGCTGGTGGTGTTTCTGCTGGCGTTCCTCGTCGGGTACAGACAGCGACTCACGGCGCTGGTGAGCGCGCTGTTGGTGGCGCACCTGGCGACGGTGATGAACGCTTACGTCGACTCCGGTCGGGTGAACTCGATGTTCATCGCCGGCTTCTTCCTGATTTTCTTCGGGCTCTACGCGGAGACCGACCGGCTGAACGTCGACACCGTTCGGCGCGCGCTCTCCGAGAGCATCGACGACCTGAACGAGACGCTCCGCTCGCCGAACACCGGCGAGCACAGCATGCGCATCCTCCAGTTAGTGCTGCTGACGATCGCAATCCTCTACTTCGGGTCCGCGTGGACGAAACTCGTCTTCGGGTCCGACCTCTCCTTGGATTGGATCAGCGCGACCGCGCTGGGACGGTGGGCGACGTCCGCCCTGGTCTACTGGGACCCGCCGACGCAACTCGGCGAGTTCATGCTCCGGTATCCGCTTCTCCTGACGGGCGCCGCGCTGGGAACCATCGTTTTCGAACTCGGATTGCTCGTCGCCGTGCTGGTCGGGTTGCCCATCACACCCCTCCTCCTCGGAACGCTCGGGATGCACACGGTCATCGCCCTCTCGCTCGGCCCGTTCTTCTTCGACCAGTACGTCTTCCTCGCGCTCCTCCTCCCGTGGGACTCGCTCTTCCGATACCTCGGCCCCGACGAGGACGAGACGATCGACCTCGTGTACGACGAGCACTGCTACTTCTGCGCGCGGAGTCTCTACTCGTTCAAACTGCTCGACTTCACGAACGCGGTTCGGTTCCACTCGCAGTACACCGTCCCCGACCGGTACCGCGGGCGGGAGGACGTGAGCTTCGAGGACGCGATGTACGCGTTCGACGGCGAGGACGCCTACGCCGGCTACGACGCGTTTCGACGGCTCGCGAAACAGTTCCCCGTCCTCGTTCCGCTCTCGTGGGTGATGAGCCTCGGCCCGGTCGCCCGCGTCGGCCGCCGAGTCTACCGCTACGTCGCCGAGAACCGGTCGCGTCACTTCACCTGCGCGGTGGACGCAGACGCCGACACGTCCGCGACGGAGGAGTAG
- a CDS encoding FxLYD domain-containing protein encodes MFRRKFLKAAGASGVAGLAAGCMGGEQSEATEAAGGTTSGGETATETATETETETTESTADGTESGLGDVTGEVGDTPEGLEVASHNLYAEQSAVGLRGTVENTSEEGYRYVQAQVTLQDDQGDVLYEFFDETEQADTVTLQAGESWDFDVLFEEADDLSAVTAYTVDLAASTAGTGTETGSGSLDDITGETDQQDPNLEITSHELTREESTTYVTGTVENAGEEDIESVEVSVTLYDAEDQELFDFRNTVEEEEDVQRLAPGESWNFRVQFPDIDMQRISRYVISADSDIV; translated from the coding sequence ATGTTCAGACGAAAATTTCTCAAAGCGGCGGGCGCGTCGGGCGTAGCCGGTCTCGCCGCCGGTTGTATGGGCGGCGAGCAGAGCGAAGCGACGGAAGCGGCCGGCGGGACGACCAGCGGCGGAGAGACCGCGACGGAAACTGCGACCGAAACCGAGACGGAAACCACGGAGTCGACGGCTGACGGAACCGAGAGCGGTCTCGGCGACGTCACCGGAGAGGTCGGAGACACCCCCGAGGGTCTCGAAGTCGCGTCGCACAACCTGTACGCGGAACAGAGCGCCGTCGGACTTCGAGGGACCGTCGAAAACACCAGCGAGGAGGGCTACCGATACGTCCAAGCGCAGGTGACGCTTCAAGACGACCAAGGGGACGTCCTCTACGAGTTCTTCGACGAGACCGAGCAAGCGGACACGGTCACGCTTCAGGCGGGCGAATCCTGGGACTTCGACGTGCTGTTCGAGGAAGCGGACGACCTGAGCGCGGTCACGGCCTACACGGTCGACCTCGCCGCGAGCACGGCGGGAACCGGAACCGAAACCGGATCGGGTTCGCTGGACGACATCACGGGCGAGACCGACCAGCAGGACCCCAACCTCGAAATCACGAGCCACGAACTGACGCGCGAGGAGTCGACGACGTACGTCACCGGGACGGTCGAGAACGCCGGGGAGGAGGATATCGAGTCGGTCGAGGTGTCGGTCACGCTCTACGACGCCGAGGACCAGGAGCTGTTCGACTTCAGAAACACCGTCGAAGAGGAAGAAGACGTCCAGCGACTCGCCCCCGGCGAGTCGTGGAACTTCCGCGTGCAGTTCCCGGACATCGACATGCAACGTATCAGCCGATACGTTATCAGCGCCGACAGCGACATCGTATAA
- a CDS encoding sodium:calcium antiporter, with protein MLDRLRHPLVAVVLTLLLTVPWIGLFFSYGGYGTVHPGENIAPATAVVIAGLAILGASFLLAWAAETAEKDVPQAFAIAVLAVLAVAPEYAVDALYAWQAGAGSAQAGNLAVANMTGANRILIGLGWSGIALFTVFRAKSGSDPAVEHRSGFLADVVSLDRGIATEITFLLAATAFAFFVPLSGGIGPVDTLFLVGLYVLYLFVIIRGGVDEHEENVGVPAYFQAKSKGVRIAAVLIGFAFSGAIIFTAVHPFAEGLETLGLQYGIPEFFMIQWLAPLASESPELIVVAYLVNKARSTAGFNALISSKLNQWTLLIGTLAVVYSISAGAVGTLPFDSKQAAEIWITAAQSLFAIAILTNFEISTREAVTLLALFVTQVLAEFYVIQTVPEPAATELSMMILYAYTAVYLVLGFALFFKRRESLHELLGRTLSNARDAVGGGGQAEHAD; from the coding sequence ATGCTTGACAGGCTTCGTCACCCGCTCGTCGCCGTCGTCCTTACGCTGTTGTTGACGGTTCCCTGGATCGGACTGTTCTTCTCGTACGGGGGGTACGGCACCGTCCACCCCGGCGAGAACATCGCGCCCGCGACGGCCGTCGTCATCGCCGGACTCGCTATCCTGGGAGCGTCGTTCCTCCTCGCGTGGGCCGCGGAGACCGCCGAGAAGGACGTTCCGCAGGCGTTCGCCATCGCCGTGCTGGCCGTCCTCGCCGTCGCCCCCGAGTACGCCGTCGACGCCCTCTACGCCTGGCAGGCCGGCGCCGGGTCCGCCCAGGCGGGTAACCTCGCCGTCGCGAACATGACCGGCGCCAACCGCATCCTCATCGGTCTCGGCTGGTCCGGCATCGCTCTGTTCACCGTCTTCCGCGCGAAGAGCGGTTCCGACCCGGCGGTCGAACACCGTTCGGGCTTCCTCGCGGACGTGGTCAGCCTCGACCGCGGCATCGCCACCGAGATAACGTTCCTCCTCGCGGCCACGGCGTTCGCCTTCTTCGTCCCCCTCAGCGGCGGTATCGGTCCCGTCGACACGCTGTTTCTCGTCGGTCTCTACGTGCTCTACCTCTTCGTCATCATCCGCGGCGGCGTCGACGAACACGAGGAGAACGTCGGCGTCCCGGCGTACTTCCAGGCGAAATCGAAGGGCGTGCGAATCGCAGCCGTCCTCATCGGATTCGCCTTCTCCGGCGCCATCATCTTCACCGCGGTCCATCCGTTCGCCGAGGGGTTGGAGACGCTCGGCCTCCAGTACGGCATCCCCGAGTTCTTCATGATCCAGTGGCTGGCGCCGCTGGCTTCTGAGAGCCCCGAACTCATCGTCGTCGCCTATCTCGTGAACAAAGCGCGCTCGACGGCGGGATTCAACGCCTTGATCTCCTCGAAACTGAACCAGTGGACGCTGCTCATCGGGACGCTCGCCGTCGTCTACTCCATCTCCGCGGGCGCGGTCGGGACGCTGCCGTTCGACTCGAAGCAGGCCGCCGAAATCTGGATCACCGCCGCCCAGAGCCTCTTCGCCATCGCCATCCTGACCAACTTCGAGATAAGCACGCGAGAGGCGGTGACGCTTCTCGCCCTGTTCGTCACGCAGGTGCTCGCGGAGTTCTACGTCATCCAGACCGTCCCGGAACCGGCCGCGACGGAACTCAGCATGATGATTCTCTACGCCTACACCGCCGTCTACCTCGTTCTCGGGTTCGCGCTCTTCTTCAAGCGGCGCGAGAGCCTCCACGAACTCCTCGGTCGCACGCTCTCGAACGCTCGCGACGCCGTCGGCGGCGGCGGACAGGCCGAACACGCGGACTGA
- a CDS encoding IMP cyclohydrolase — protein MYVGRFIVVGPDFGAYRVSSRSFPNRRVVERDGTLTVAPTPDAPESDNPYISYNCVREGGDGVVVGNGSHVDPIAEKLDIGYPARDALAASLLALDYEKDDYDTPRIAGVVGEQSYVGIVRKDALLVRPVEEDPLLVATYEEDDPAPVTFDGSGSPADIAERAYGMAYEHAVCAAGVTYDDGAVDIGFHNGE, from the coding sequence ATGTACGTCGGACGGTTCATCGTCGTCGGTCCCGACTTCGGAGCGTATCGCGTCTCCTCCCGGTCGTTTCCCAACCGCCGGGTCGTCGAACGCGACGGCACTCTGACCGTCGCACCGACGCCGGACGCCCCCGAGAGCGACAACCCCTACATCTCCTACAACTGCGTCCGCGAGGGCGGTGACGGCGTCGTCGTCGGCAACGGGTCGCACGTCGACCCCATCGCGGAGAAACTCGACATCGGCTACCCGGCCCGCGACGCCCTCGCAGCGTCGCTGCTGGCACTCGACTACGAGAAGGACGACTACGACACGCCGCGAATCGCGGGCGTTGTCGGGGAGCAATCGTACGTCGGTATCGTCCGAAAGGACGCCCTCCTCGTCCGCCCCGTCGAGGAGGACCCGCTTCTCGTCGCCACCTACGAGGAGGACGACCCCGCGCCGGTCACCTTCGACGGAAGCGGGTCGCCCGCCGACATCGCAGAACGGGCCTACGGGATGGCGTACGAACACGCCGTCTGCGCCGCGGGCGTCACCTACGACGACGGAGCGGTGGACATCGGCTTCCACAACGGCGAGTGA
- a CDS encoding MFS transporter: MSVLQSVLREVRALWGGGRGTSLVVIAGGWGTLLGARMIYPVLLPYLRDAFDISLTVAGLLVTVLWLGSAVGQLPGGLLADRYSERSVMSVGTVVVAAALVLVAVAPTAFVLFAATALVGLGQSLYPIARITMLSEIYPDRIGSALGVTMATGDLGQTVLPPVAGVLAAAIAWQAGLLFVVPLLLVAGLVVRVTLPAGADDDAASADPLPTESLRDVLAELRDSNLGFVSFILFLYILIWQSFTGLYPTYLVEQKGLSSAAAGTLFSAFFAFGVVVKPVAGAAYDRIGMRKTLVAVLVGPVAGLALLPVVEGFWPLAALTAVVSTMLGSGAVTQSFLSDAFSEEVRGTGLGVVRTTVATLGAAGPVLFGGLADRGYFDEGYVLLAAVLAVVVLLTLRLPKSPSASPSG; encoded by the coding sequence ATGAGCGTCCTCCAGTCCGTCCTGCGCGAAGTCAGAGCGCTGTGGGGCGGCGGCCGGGGGACGTCGCTCGTCGTCATCGCGGGCGGGTGGGGAACGCTGCTCGGCGCGCGCATGATCTATCCCGTTCTACTGCCGTACCTGCGGGACGCCTTCGACATCAGCCTCACCGTCGCCGGCCTCCTCGTGACGGTTCTGTGGCTCGGGTCGGCCGTCGGGCAACTTCCGGGCGGCCTCCTCGCCGACCGCTACAGCGAGCGGTCGGTGATGAGCGTCGGCACCGTCGTCGTCGCGGCGGCCTTAGTCCTCGTCGCCGTCGCCCCGACGGCGTTCGTCCTGTTCGCCGCGACGGCCCTGGTCGGACTCGGCCAGTCGCTGTACCCCATCGCGCGCATCACGATGCTCTCGGAGATATATCCGGACCGCATCGGGAGCGCCCTCGGCGTGACGATGGCGACGGGCGACCTCGGACAGACGGTCCTCCCGCCCGTCGCGGGGGTGCTCGCGGCGGCTATCGCCTGGCAGGCGGGTCTGCTGTTCGTCGTTCCTCTGCTCCTCGTGGCCGGACTCGTCGTCCGGGTGACGCTCCCGGCCGGCGCCGACGATGACGCCGCGTCCGCGGACCCGCTCCCGACCGAGAGCCTGCGCGACGTGCTCGCCGAGCTTCGAGACTCGAATCTCGGGTTCGTCTCGTTCATCCTCTTCCTCTACATCCTCATCTGGCAGTCGTTCACGGGGCTGTATCCCACCTACCTCGTCGAGCAGAAGGGGCTGTCCTCCGCCGCCGCGGGCACGCTGTTCAGCGCGTTCTTCGCGTTCGGCGTCGTCGTCAAACCGGTCGCGGGTGCGGCGTACGACCGCATCGGGATGCGGAAGACGCTCGTCGCCGTCCTCGTCGGACCGGTCGCGGGGCTGGCGCTGCTGCCGGTCGTCGAGGGGTTCTGGCCGCTCGCCGCCCTCACCGCCGTCGTGAGCACGATGCTCGGGTCGGGCGCCGTCACGCAGTCGTTCCTCTCGGACGCCTTCTCCGAGGAGGTCCGCGGCACCGGCCTCGGCGTCGTCAGGACGACGGTGGCGACGCTCGGCGCGGCGGGACCGGTGCTGTTCGGCGGACTGGCCGACCGCGGCTACTTCGACGAGGGATACGTTCTCCTGGCCGCGGTGCTCGCCGTCGTCGTCCTCCTCACGCTCCGACTCCCGAAATCGCCGTCCGCGTCGCCGTCAGGGTGA